The DNA window CTCAAGGCGCTGGCGCGCCACAGCCTGGAACATGCTTTCTTGCCGGGCAAAAGTTTGTGGGCCGATGCGCGCCGCTTTCAGCCCGTGCCGGCGTGCGCCAACGGGGCAACGAACGCCCGTCAGCAATTTTTGAATGGCAATGAAAAAGCCCGGCTGCAATGGCAACTCGAAGAGGACTTGCGGCAATTCGAGCGCGCGCTGCCGCAGTAATACAGTTTTTCCCTTTAACGTGAGCGGCGCTGACTTGTGAGCTTCAGTTGCCGGTGCCTCTCAGGTGATAGATTTCAAGATAATGATTTTCCCCTCGACGCCACACGAAGCTTCCACCAAGAAAGAAATACAAATCAATCCGGCTTCGTGTTTTCTTCGTGTAGCTTCGTGGGAGAATTTCTTTTTCTTGAAAGCTGTAGTTTCACGCATTGCTGTGCCGTAAATTACAGCAGGTCTTTATCGAGATTGGCTTTGAGATGCTCGACGTAATGTGCCATCCCGTGATCGTTGAGGCCGGCGATCTGATGAACGTTGGCGGCGCGCACGTCTTTGACCGCCGCCATAATTAGGTTGGCGAAACGCTGCATCGCCGTGGTCTCCGAATTCACGCGGCCCTCGCCGTCGAAATAAAGCAAGCGCCCGACGTGTCGGAACGTCGCCATCAACAAGCGCGGCACGGCATCGTTGTTGTTGACGAAGCGGAAGGTGCGCGATTGCAGTTCCTTGTCATACGCATTGGCAAACGCGTGATCGCCCACGCAAGGCGAGCCGAAGGTGTAAACGCCCTGCGGCCAATGCACGTTTTTGCTGGCGAATTGCACGCGCCGCGCCGCCAGCGTTGCCAGCGCCGCACCCAGGCTGTGGCCGGTGTAAAAGATCGGTTGACCGTTATCACGGAACCGGCTGATGACTTGTACCAGTTCGTCAATGATTGGTGCGAGGGCAAATTCAAATCCACTGTGTACAAAGCCAATCGAATTTGGCCCTGGCACCGGCAGGAACTTGGCGTCAGTCAGCCAATCCAATTTATCTCTGGTGCCGCGAAAGGCGACGATGATCGCTTCCTCGTTGCTGAACACATAGCCCTGCGTGTCCACCGGTGGAAGCAAGACATGCTTGTGGAAGTGGTGGATGCGGTCGGGCGCAAAGCCCCAACCCTGGACGCATTTGTTGATTTCATCCGGGTCGGCATAGGCCAATTGGGCGGCTTCGCCCAGCGTCAGCGCATTTTGGGGATTGTAAGTTTCGTCTTTAGCATTGAACGCAAAGGTAGGCATAATGGTCTCCGCTGCAAAAAGGTTGTGGGTGTAATCGGTCAGCGTGCTGCCGAATTGATCTGCCATGCTGGGGCGAACGCGACGCGGAGTCTAGCAACAGTAATTGAGGATGTCGAATGAAAGCCTTGCAAACATTGAGCGGCGCGCTTTGCGCCAGCTTGCTCGTGATCATGACCAACGGAACATCAACGCCCGTCTATGGACAAGCGGCCAAGTCGCCGCTCACCCAGTCGCGGCAAATGATTGTCGTGACGACGAAGGATTGGCAGACCGTGCCCGGTACCTTGCAACGCTACGCCCGCCGCACCACGCGCAGCGCCTGGCAACCTGTCGGTAAACCCGTTCCCATCGTTGTCGGGCGCAGCGGCCTGGCCTGGGGCGCAGGGCTGCACGGCGAACCGGCCACGCTGGCGCAAGGTAACGATCCGTTAAAACAGGAAGGCGATGGCAAATCTCCGGCGGGCGCGTTTCGGCTGAATGCGGCGTTTGGTTATGCGCCGAAAGGGAAGGCGGGCCAGTTGAAAATGCCTTACGTCGCGTCAACCGCGACGATGCAATGCGTGGACGACGCGCAATCGGCCTATTACAACCGCGTCGTAAATCGCGCCGACCTCAAACAACCCGATTGGCAAAGTCACGAAGACATGCTGCGCAAAGATGAGTTGTACCGCTGGGGCGTCGTCGTCGAACACAACGCGGGCGGCGTCGGTCAAAGCAGTGTGAAAGCCAAACCACGCGGCGGCTCGTGCATCTTCCTGCACATCTGGGGCGGCCCGAAGTCCAGCACATCCGGTTGCACGGCGATGGAAGCCAGCTTGATGGAAGAGGTCTTGCGCTGGCTGGATGCACGACAGCAGCCGGTGCTGGTGCAATTGCTGGTTAGCGAATATGCGCGGTTGAAAGGGGCGTGGCGGTTGCCGTAGCGGAAGAGAAAATAAAGCAAAGGGCAAAAGGCAAAAGGCAAAAATCAAAAGGGTGGCGCCAGGCTTCCCCCCATTTTTGCCTTTTGCCTTTTGCCTTTTGCTTTCAGGCCCGTCAGGCTGCCAGCCCCGCCGCATAACCACTCGCCCAAGCCCACTGAAAGTTATACCCGCCCAGCCAGCCCGTCACATCCACGACTTCGCCAATGAAATACAAGCCAGGCACGCGCCGCGCTTCCAGCGTTCGCGAGGACAGTTCGTCTGTATCCACGCCGCCCGCCGTAACTTCGGCTTTGCGGAAGCCAGCGGTGCCGTTGGGCCTGAGCCGCCAGCGCTGGATGCATTCGGCGATGCTTTGCAATTCCTTGTTCGAGTATTGCCGCAACGGTTTGGCTGTGGCGTTGAGCTGTGCCCACGCCTGCGCGAAACGTTGGGGCCAGTATTGGCCAAGCAGCGTTTGCAGCTCCTTTTGGCTGCCGCGCGCGGCGCTCAGCAATTCCGCCGCGTCGGTATCAGGCAACAGATCAATGCTGATGGCCGCGCCCGGTTGCCAGTACGAAGAGATTTGCAGGATGGCCGGGCCGCTCAAGCCCTGATGCGTGACCAGAATGTTTTCGCGGAAGGCTTGATTATCCAGGCTCACCAGCGCATCTACTGAAACGCCGCTCAGCGGGCTGAGCACGCGGCGGTCAGCTCCGTCCAGCGTGAAGGGCACCAAGGCCGGGCGCGTCTGCACCAGCTTCAAGCCGAACTGCTTGGCAACGCGGTAGCCAAAATCGGTCGCGCCCATCTGCGGAATCGAAAGTCCGCCCGTCGCGATGACCAGCGCGGCACTTTCAAAACGGCCCTGATTGGTCGTGAGGACGAAACGTCCGTGCTGTTGATCCACCGTCTCAACGCGGCAGCCCGTGCGAATGGTCACGCCCGCACGTTCGCCTTCGCGCAACAGCAACTCGACGATCTCTTGCGCCGAGCCGTCGCAAAACAACTGGCCCAGCTTCTTTTCGTGATAGCGGATGCCGTGGCGTTCGATCAGTTCGATGAAATCGTGCGGCGTGTAGCGGGCCAGCGCTGATTTATGAAAGTTCGGATTGCGGCAGATGAAATTTTCGGGCGCGGCGTACAGGTTGGTGAAATTGCAGCGCCCGCCACCGCTGATCAAAATCTTCTTGCCGACTTGCCCCGCGTGTTCGATGAGCAAGACCTTGCGCCCGCGCCGCCCCGCCGTGAACGCGCAGAACAAACCCGCCGCGCCGCCGCCGATGATAATGATGTCAGGTTGCATATGTCAGGGTCAGTTTACCAAACGCTGCCGCGTAGCTTATCCTGCCCGCCTTAATTCAGCCGCAAAGAAGCACAAAACGCGCAAAAACTGTTTGGCAAAGTTTGCGTCTTGTGCGCCTTTTTGCGGCACATCCTTCTTTCGAGGTTGATATGGCACTGATTGGAGCAAACGAACTCAAACGCAAAATGTTTATCGCGGTCGAAGGCCAGCCTTACGCCGTGGTCGAGGTCTCTTTCGCCTCGCCCTCGGCGCGCGGCGCTTCGACGATGGTGCGCACGAAGCTGCGCAACCTGCTGACCGACAACGTGCTGGAAAAATCCTTCAAGACCAGCGAGAAATTCGAGGAACCCGATGTCGAATTGAAACCCGCCTCGTTCCTGTACGGCGATGGCGACGGCTTCCATTTTATGGATGACGAGAGTTATGAACAGTTCGCCCTGTCGGAAGAGCAACTGGGCGACGAGCGGCTCTATTTGAAAGACGGCATGAATTTGCAGATTCGCAAATACAACGGCGACCCGATCTCGATTCAATTGCCGACGATGGTGGATTTGACGATTAAGGAAACCGAACCCGCGCTGAAAGGCGATTCGGCTTCGGGCGGCACCACTAAAGCCGCCACGCTCGAAACCGGTCTCGTCGTGCGCGTGCCGTTGTTTATCAAAGAAGGCGAAGTCGTGCGCGTGAACACCGAGACGGGCGAGTTTGTGAGCCGTGCATAAGATACAGTACGGGGAGCGTGAGCGACCTGAGCCTCGGTCGTTAAAGCATTGAGCAGCAACCACACCGCCTAACTCCGCGGCTCAGGTCGCTCACGCTCCCCGTACTGTATCAACGTTCCTTGTCTTCATTGGAAATAAGCCATGCAAAAACTCAACTGGGGCCTGATCGGTTGCGGCGACATCGCGCGCAAACGCGTCGCGCCCGCCTTACGCGACTTGCCGAATTGCGAATTGACCGCCGTCAACCGCGCCAGCTTCCACTTGGCCGAAGAGTTCGCCCGCGAATTCGGCGCGCGCCGCTGGTACCGCGACTGGCGCGAGTTGCTGGCCGATCCGGAAGTCCAAGCCGTTTACATCGCCACGCCCGTGAGTTTGCACGCTGAACAAACCATCGCCGCCGCCGAAGCGGGCAAGCACGTGCTGTGTGAAAAACCGATGGCGCTGAACACCGCCGAATGCGACCTCATGATCGCCGCCTGCGCGGCCCACGGCGTCAAACTCGGTATCGCCTATTACCGCCACTTTTACCCCGTCATTCAACGCATCAAAGAAATTCTCGCCGCTGGGGCCGCCGGAGAAATCGGCGTGCCCGTGCTGGCGCAGATCAATGCCTTCGAGCGTTTCAACCCCGCGCCCGATCAGCCGCGTTACTGGTTCGTGCAAAAAGAATTCGCGGGCGGCGGCCCGATGATGGACTTCGGCTGCCATCGCATCGAAGTGTTGCTCAACCTGCTCGGCCCGATTGCTGGCGTTCACAGCTCAATCGGCAGCGTGCTGTTTGAAAGGGAAGTCGAAGACACCGCCGTGGCCGTCTTTGATTTTGCCAGTCAAGCGCGCGCGGTGTTGAATGTCTCGCACGCGGCGTGGCAGTCGCAGGATACGCTGACGATCTTCGGCAGCGCAGGTTCGCTGCACGTGCCCGCGCTCAATCAAGGCGCACTGCACATACAAACTGCTCAGGGTGAACGCAACGAGATTCACCCGCCACATCCCAACATTCACCAGCCCCTGCTTGCCGAATTTACCGAGGCCGTGCTGGCGCAACGCGAACCCGCTGTCGGTGGCGCCATAGGCCGCGAGGTTGCACGGTTAGAAGAAAAGATTTACGCCGTCAATTAATAAAGGCGAGGCGTACACGCAGGAAAAGAGCATGGAGTTCAAGCTTTAGCTTGTTTGGTGCGCGTTGCGCGCCGCAGACAGCCTGAAGGCTGAACTCCATGCCCTTGTTGCTTGACGAGCTTTGTTTATGACTGTTTTATGCCTCAAGCACAAAAAGTGGCGTGTGGCCGCCCCGCCGCCCGCTGTCACATTCAACAACGCCGACGCCGGCAGCCGCACGCCCGCACAGGTTGCGGTCGCGCCGCGTTCAAATGAATTGGCGCTGGCCTCGTTCTACCGGTCGTCCGCGTCGCGCGGGACAGAGGCCGGTACTGAGGGTCGCACGAGGGTCAACGAGCCGCTCAGAACGTAAGCGCGTTGGAAGGGCGCGAAGCGGGGCGCCAGCAAGCCGTCGTTGATCTCGCGCGTGACCGCGAAGCGATTGAACGCGCTCGGCGGAAGGTACAGGCGCCGGTTTGATTGACCGCCGTCCGAGAAGCCGTTGATGTCCGCTTCTTGAAAAGAGATGACGCCGTCGCCGTTCTGATCCACTCTGGCGATTTCCTGCGCGTAGGACATAAACAGCCGCATGCCCACGTCAGTCACGTCCGGCTTAAAGGACTTCACCCGCAGGAAGGCGTTCAGCAGCACTTCCTGATCCAGGGCGCTGGGAATGAAACGGTTGCGCGACTCCCGCTGGGCCGGGTTGGTGGCTTCCGTGCGATCCGGGTCACGCGGGTTGTCCGGGTTGTCGCCGTAGATCAGTTTGTTATTCACTACGCCTGCCGGGCCTGAACCGGGAATCACCGATTGCAGGCCGTATTGCAGCCCCGCCGCAAAGGTGCCGGGCACGCCGCCGGTGAAGGGCAGTTCGTAGTGTGGGAAGACCCAGTTGGTGCCCGCATTGAACTCCCAGTAGGCATGTACATCGCTCTGCTGTAGCGCGTTGAAGGCGCCCATGCTCACCGGATGCGGGACGGTGTTGGGCTGGCGCGCCGGGTCCGGGAAAACATCGTTGACACTGCCCAGGCGCGGGGCGTTGCCGTCCGCCGTAAAGATGTTGCCGACGACTCGGTTGTTACCTCTCCCGCGCGCCGCGATGGCGTCATAGTCGGCCTGCGTCAGCGTGCCGAACTGCGCCGTGCCGTCAGCGCGCGGCGGGGCGACACGCGGCACGCGCAGGTCGCTGATCATCCAGCCTTCGTACCAGCCGGCCTCATTGTTGATCACGAACAGCCCGGAGAAATCCATGAACACATCAATGAACGCGCCGGGATCATTGGGATCGGTCGGCAGACCGGCTTTGGGTTCAATCACGACCCGGACGGAGCCGAGCGTCGGCAAGCCGCCGTTGGCGGCATTGGCCGCAGTCGGGATGGCCGTGTCGTTGAGACCCGGGACGACGCTGGTGAAGACGTTGGGCTGGAAATGGTTCGTGTCCAGCAGGTAGTACTGAAAGAGCTGGCTCGGGTCGGCGGCCTCGGCGAAGGCCGTGGTCGGTTCGAAGGTGTGTGGCCGCGCCGCGAGTTCGATCAGCCGCGCTTTGAGCAGTGGAGGCAAGTGGCTAATGTCTCCGCGCCTGGCAAAGGCTTCCGTCTCATTGCGGGGTCTGGCCTGGCGCGCGGAGCGGGCTTTTGCGCTCTGGGGCGTCGTTGCCACCTCGCGCGCGGGGGCGCTGCTGCGATCCTGCGCGGCCCGCGCGGAAGTTCCGCTCCGCTCCTGCGCGAAGGTCTTGTTCTGGGTGAATAGCGCCAGTGCAAAGGCCCCCAGCGCCAGCAGGCAAACCCAGGTTGCGAAGTTGTGGACTTTTTTGCTCATATTCTCTACTCCTTATTTTTCAGTTATAGATTATGGCGGCGCCGGGGCGCTCGCCAGTTCGTGGTTGTGAATTGCGCGTGCAGGCGCGTGGGTGGCCGCAGACACACCACGCGCCTGGCGGGACCGAAAAACAATCCGGCCATCCGGCGCTGAACTGTTCGCACCGAACTAAGGCTTTATCAGGGAGGTCGCGGGAAGCTGCACCTCCAAATTCCCCTCAGCCACATTCGTCCCGCCTCCGGTGGTGAAGGCGTTAGTTCCGCGGAAGCCTGCCGTGAAACTGGCCAGATTGTTTTCTCTGAAAATGTTGTTGATCGAACCTGCACTGACAGAAACCGCGAAGCCGAATCTGGCGATATGATTGTTGTAAATCAGATCACCACGCGGCCCAGCGGGGTCTTCGCCCGGGGCGGGGTTGTAGCAGATGCCAAGCAGGTTGTTGGCCGGAATGGCTCCACCGACAATTGTGTTGCCGAAGATACGATTGCCGGTGGATTCGCCGCCACGCACGAAGATGCCTAGATTCACCGAACTGATGTTGTTGTCCCGCACCATTCCGCCACGTGAATTGAGCAACTGGATTCCCACTTCACTGGGGCCGCCGCCATTCAGCCCGGGCTGAAAGCCGCCGCCGGTAATCTGCAAATTTTCGACGTTGACGTTGACCGAGTTCATCACCATCACATTCGAGGCAAACCCGGCGACGCGGCCATTGATCACGCGAACGCCGGTAGCACCGTTGACGAAGATGCCGCGCCCGGTGTGAGCCGCTTGTGTTGACACGGTGTGGCCGTCCAGATCGAGCGTTACGCTGTCTGCCGTAATCGTGATCGCATCGCCGCTTTGAACCTGAATGCTGCGTTTGAGTTTGTAGAGGCCTGAATTGCCGATCGTGAGCGGCAGCGTGGCAAAATCGCGCGAGCTTTCGATAATGCTGGAATCGAGGTGGTCTTGCGCAAGAGTTGGGTTGGAAATTGCCAGCAGAGTTACGGAGAAAACGCATGCGAAGAGCGCCCCTTTGAACAGAAGTTTCATTTGATGTCTCCTTAATCCTTAATCCTTAATCCTTAATTTTTTATGGATTCGACCTTCGTTGAACCCGGGGTTGATTGAATGACTCCAGCGGTTTTGCAGTGGCTATCGTAATTTTGCTTTGCTAACGCTTTGAATTGCGCGCGGCCATCAACGTAGCGTAGCTCCTGCAACAACTATTGGGTCAGCCATTAAATTGCCGCTTCCGTGCTTTCGCTTTACCACAACGCGGATGAGTGGCTTGCAAAGCAAAAGCAGCGGTACATTGGGTTCAACAATCTGGAGACAGGGAAAAGTTCCCGCGCGGAAAAGAAAATGCCTGCTAGGGGAATAAGGCTGAGTGAAAAATAGATTCAGTGATGGGGCGTAGCTTAAAATTCAAACTACAGCGCCGCCTTTGAAGGTCCGATTCGCGGTTTCATTCAACAGCTTTCCTCATGATGGATTTGCCCGTAATCAACCAGGCGTGGGCCGAGAATAAAAGGGTTCAATTCGAAGCGGCAGCTCTGCCCTTCACGAAATCCCTTTACAATACGGCCTTGCGCTTAACTCATCGTGCTGAGAATGCCAGCGACCTGGTTCAGGAAACCTACCTGCGCGCTTACCGCACTTTTCACAATTTCACGCCGGGAACCAATTGCAAGGCCTGGCTGTTTACCATTATGTATTCCGTCTTTGCGAATAAATATCGCAAGGAACAGCGGGAACCTGAAGCTGTTTCTATTGACGAGCTGGAGGAAAAATTCCAGCGTTGCCTGACGGCGGCGGACTGGGATCCGCAGCGGGCGCTAAATCCGCGGGGGGTCGGAACGGAAGTAGAGCAGGCGCTCAACCGGTTGCCTGAAGTGTTCCGCTTAGTAGTCCTGCTGGTGGACGTGGAAGAGTTGTCTTACGAAGAGGCCGCCGCTATTTTGAATTGTCCGGTAGGGACGGTGCGCTCCCGCCTGTTTCGCGCGCGGAAGTTGTTGTTTTTGGAGTTACAGCAGTACGCTCTGAAGAAAGGTTACGTTCAAAAGGCGCAAGTATAAGAATGCCGCTTGAGACCCGACATTTTAAGGATGAAATTCAGGAGTTGCTGGATAACCGGCTGAACCACGAAGCGTGTCTTGAGGTGGAGCGTCATCTGGAAGCGTGCGCGGAATGCCGGCGAGAGTTGGAGGCCCTGCGTTGGACCAGGCAAATTGCCCGGCAACAATATGCGGCTGCCTCCGCGCCCGCGAAACTGGAAGAAAACATTTTGGCGGCGTTGGCCCTGGAAGACCGCGAGTCTAGCGCCCCGCCAGTTTTCTCCTGGGTATGGTGGCGGCAACGGAGCGCGCTCTTGGCTTACGGTTTCGTCCTCTTTGCCGGTGTGGCCCTGGCGTTGTCTTACTTTATGCTCGGCACGCAACTGCGTAAGTCACTTGAGCTGCCTACAGCATCGGCGTCATTGCTAACAGCAGTCGCGCGGGATTATCGGAATTACCAGGCTGAAAAATTGCCCCTGATGTTGCAGACCGGCGCGGTCAATGAACTGGAGCGGTTTTTCTCCGCCGGTGGCATCGCTTTCAACACGCGGGTCTTTGACCTGGCTATGATGAACTACCATTTAGTGGGCGGACGCGTCCATCAACTGATCGAGCGCCCGAGCGCGCTATTCGTTTACCGTGGGGAAGGCAGCAAGATTTTGATCTGTCAGATGTATCCAGGCCAGGTGAGGGAGCTACCGCCGGCAGGCGTCAGCTTGCGCGAAAATAAAGGAATCCGGTTCTACATTTACCAGGCGAATGGCTTGACTGTCGTGTTCTGGCAGGAGGGGGTGATCACGTGTGTGCTGACTTCAGACAGCGCTGCCGAAGAAGTGCTCCAACTTGCTTTTGCGAAGGCCGTGAAGATTTAGGCTGCGCTGCAGTGTCAGCAGGTCATTCCAGCAGCAACAGCGGCGTCGCCGAACCGCCCCCCGCCGTCACATTCAACAACGCCGATGCCGACAGCCGCACGCCCGCGCCGACGACGTCTTCGCCGCCCCAGGTGTAGGGATCGAAATCCACATAGCGGTCTTCATACGAGATGCCATTGCCGGTTAGTGTCGGGAAGCTCTGGCTCAGTACTTCCACGCGTTCCTGCAAAACGAATGAACCGTCGAGCGCGTCGTACAACGCCCCTTGCCAGCGCGCTTCGTCGCCATCCCAGCCGAGCACGACGCCTTTGCCGCCATAATCGCTGTTGGGTTTGAGCACCAGTTTCTCGCGGTTGGCGGCGGCGAAATCGAGCAGGTCAATCGTTTTGCCGCGATACGTCGTCACGCCATCGCGTAGCTTGCGCGTCCAGGGAATGTGGCGGCGCAGGGCTGAAATCTCTTCGACGGAATAGAGGTGCGCATACTCAGGATCGTCGAGCAGGGCGAAGGTGGCCTTTTTGAAAAG is part of the Acidobacteriota bacterium genome and encodes:
- a CDS encoding lipase family protein, with protein sequence MPTFAFNAKDETYNPQNALTLGEAAQLAYADPDEINKCVQGWGFAPDRIHHFHKHVLLPPVDTQGYVFSNEEAIIVAFRGTRDKLDWLTDAKFLPVPGPNSIGFVHSGFEFALAPIIDELVQVISRFRDNGQPIFYTGHSLGAALATLAARRVQFASKNVHWPQGVYTFGSPCVGDHAFANAYDKELQSRTFRFVNNNDAVPRLLMATFRHVGRLLYFDGEGRVNSETTAMQRFANLIMAAVKDVRAANVHQIAGLNDHGMAHYVEHLKANLDKDLL
- a CDS encoding L,D-transpeptidase family protein is translated as MKALQTLSGALCASLLVIMTNGTSTPVYGQAAKSPLTQSRQMIVVTTKDWQTVPGTLQRYARRTTRSAWQPVGKPVPIVVGRSGLAWGAGLHGEPATLAQGNDPLKQEGDGKSPAGAFRLNAAFGYAPKGKAGQLKMPYVASTATMQCVDDAQSAYYNRVVNRADLKQPDWQSHEDMLRKDELYRWGVVVEHNAGGVGQSSVKAKPRGGSCIFLHIWGGPKSSTSGCTAMEASLMEEVLRWLDARQQPVLVQLLVSEYARLKGAWRLP
- a CDS encoding NAD(P)/FAD-dependent oxidoreductase, producing the protein MQPDIIIIGGGAAGLFCAFTAGRRGRKVLLIEHAGQVGKKILISGGGRCNFTNLYAAPENFICRNPNFHKSALARYTPHDFIELIERHGIRYHEKKLGQLFCDGSAQEIVELLLREGERAGVTIRTGCRVETVDQQHGRFVLTTNQGRFESAALVIATGGLSIPQMGATDFGYRVAKQFGLKLVQTRPALVPFTLDGADRRVLSPLSGVSVDALVSLDNQAFRENILVTHQGLSGPAILQISSYWQPGAAISIDLLPDTDAAELLSAARGSQKELQTLLGQYWPQRFAQAWAQLNATAKPLRQYSNKELQSIAECIQRWRLRPNGTAGFRKAEVTAGGVDTDELSSRTLEARRVPGLYFIGEVVDVTGWLGGYNFQWAWASGYAAGLAA
- the efp gene encoding elongation factor P, which translates into the protein MALIGANELKRKMFIAVEGQPYAVVEVSFASPSARGASTMVRTKLRNLLTDNVLEKSFKTSEKFEEPDVELKPASFLYGDGDGFHFMDDESYEQFALSEEQLGDERLYLKDGMNLQIRKYNGDPISIQLPTMVDLTIKETEPALKGDSASGGTTKAATLETGLVVRVPLFIKEGEVVRVNTETGEFVSRA
- a CDS encoding Gfo/Idh/MocA family oxidoreductase; this encodes MQKLNWGLIGCGDIARKRVAPALRDLPNCELTAVNRASFHLAEEFAREFGARRWYRDWRELLADPEVQAVYIATPVSLHAEQTIAAAEAGKHVLCEKPMALNTAECDLMIAACAAHGVKLGIAYYRHFYPVIQRIKEILAAGAAGEIGVPVLAQINAFERFNPAPDQPRYWFVQKEFAGGGPMMDFGCHRIEVLLNLLGPIAGVHSSIGSVLFEREVEDTAVAVFDFASQARAVLNVSHAAWQSQDTLTIFGSAGSLHVPALNQGALHIQTAQGERNEIHPPHPNIHQPLLAEFTEAVLAQREPAVGGAIGREVARLEEKIYAVN
- a CDS encoding sigma-70 family RNA polymerase sigma factor, producing MMDLPVINQAWAENKRVQFEAAALPFTKSLYNTALRLTHRAENASDLVQETYLRAYRTFHNFTPGTNCKAWLFTIMYSVFANKYRKEQREPEAVSIDELEEKFQRCLTAADWDPQRALNPRGVGTEVEQALNRLPEVFRLVVLLVDVEELSYEEAAAILNCPVGTVRSRLFRARKLLFLELQQYALKKGYVQKAQV